One Phycisphaerae bacterium genomic region harbors:
- a CDS encoding DUF3987 domain-containing protein: MVDVRTDSTIRRHLELLAEPGGVFEIRAPGCREHRGGRYAFTASGYFTADGMDAAVAAVAELDRSAIAPGIYVTLNPVDTALLARATNRIKARARETTQDKDILGRRWLLVDVDPVRPTGVSATDAELALAQERSAVITEHLTSAGWPSPVVAMSGNGYHLLYRVDLPADERGLVKAVLAALADRFSDGAVAVDRAVHNPARIVKVIGTVSRKGDDLRGIDGLEDRPHRRSFFLEVPPEIAPVPEKLLQAVAGAKGGAEDATRANVAAPVAKGNGRFDGTPEGVRSWLEGHGVDVKGMRRNGDKTLLLLARCPINPEIVSTGGSDIAVLVGDDGKLAYCNKHSRGERYTWQDLRRTLDPDHVPTMTEHPDVDLSAFGVSQPDPIGNHRPYDPGPLPVELLRIPGFVSEVMDHCLATAPYPNTVMAFCGALALQAFLAGRRVRDAGDNRTNIYLLGLAHSAAGKDWPRKINTQIVFEVGLTECLGERFASGEGVQDALFVNPCMLFQTDEIDGMLQSINKAKDARHENVMSTLLTLYSAANSVFPMRRKAGKQQPGVIDQPNLVILGTAIPNHYYEALSERMLTNGFFARMIILESGPRSEGQEPRIAEIPDRVLETARCWSEFRPGSGNLQRWHPVPLVVDATDEATELLVATRREAEAEYARAEAAGDPVGTTVWGRAGEQVRKLALLHAVSENHRAPSISADAARWASRFVLHQTRRMLFMAAGHVAENPFHGECLKLLRKLREAPEGQMARNKLMRAMRCKLADFDQIVGTLLTQGDIVPVEIPSKTKHAQGYRLP; the protein is encoded by the coding sequence ATGGTGGACGTCCGCACAGACTCGACGATTCGACGACACCTCGAGCTGCTGGCCGAGCCCGGCGGGGTCTTCGAGATCCGCGCCCCGGGCTGCCGGGAGCATCGTGGCGGTCGTTACGCGTTCACCGCTTCGGGTTACTTCACCGCGGACGGAATGGATGCCGCGGTGGCCGCCGTCGCCGAACTGGACCGGTCGGCGATCGCCCCGGGCATCTACGTGACGCTCAATCCCGTGGACACCGCCCTCCTGGCCCGGGCGACGAATCGCATCAAGGCCCGCGCCCGTGAGACCACCCAGGACAAGGACATCCTCGGCCGACGCTGGCTGCTCGTGGACGTTGATCCCGTCCGACCGACCGGGGTGAGCGCCACCGATGCGGAGCTGGCCCTGGCCCAGGAGCGCTCCGCCGTTATCACCGAACACCTGACGTCCGCGGGGTGGCCGTCGCCTGTCGTCGCCATGTCGGGCAACGGATACCACCTGCTCTACCGCGTGGACTTGCCCGCCGACGAGCGGGGTCTGGTCAAGGCGGTTCTCGCGGCGCTGGCCGACCGGTTCAGTGACGGCGCCGTCGCCGTCGACCGCGCCGTGCACAACCCCGCGCGGATCGTCAAGGTCATCGGCACGGTCTCGCGCAAGGGCGACGACCTGCGCGGCATTGACGGGCTCGAGGATCGACCCCATCGGCGGTCCTTCTTCCTCGAAGTGCCACCGGAAATCGCCCCCGTGCCCGAAAAGCTCCTCCAAGCCGTAGCCGGGGCCAAGGGCGGCGCCGAAGACGCGACACGGGCCAACGTCGCGGCCCCCGTGGCCAAGGGGAACGGGCGGTTCGACGGCACGCCGGAGGGCGTGCGGAGCTGGCTGGAAGGTCACGGCGTGGACGTCAAGGGCATGCGCCGCAACGGCGACAAGACGCTGCTGCTCCTGGCGCGCTGCCCGATCAATCCGGAGATCGTCTCCACCGGCGGGTCAGACATCGCCGTTCTGGTCGGCGACGACGGCAAGCTGGCTTATTGCAACAAGCACAGCCGCGGCGAGCGGTACACCTGGCAGGATTTGCGGCGGACCCTTGATCCAGACCACGTCCCGACCATGACGGAGCACCCGGACGTCGACCTGTCGGCCTTCGGTGTATCCCAGCCCGATCCCATTGGAAACCATCGGCCTTACGATCCGGGGCCGCTCCCCGTCGAGTTACTCCGCATACCTGGCTTCGTCAGCGAGGTCATGGACCATTGTCTGGCGACCGCTCCCTACCCCAATACGGTCATGGCCTTCTGCGGAGCGCTGGCCCTCCAGGCCTTCCTCGCCGGACGGCGCGTCCGCGACGCGGGTGACAACCGCACGAACATCTACCTGCTCGGCCTGGCCCATTCGGCGGCGGGCAAGGACTGGCCGCGGAAGATCAACACCCAGATTGTCTTCGAGGTGGGCCTGACCGAGTGCCTGGGCGAGCGCTTCGCCTCCGGGGAGGGTGTCCAGGACGCCCTGTTCGTCAATCCGTGCATGCTGTTCCAGACCGACGAGATTGACGGCATGCTCCAGTCGATCAACAAGGCCAAGGACGCCCGGCACGAGAACGTCATGAGCACCCTGCTGACGCTCTACTCCGCGGCGAACAGTGTATTCCCCATGCGCCGCAAGGCGGGGAAACAGCAACCCGGGGTCATCGACCAGCCCAACCTGGTCATCCTTGGCACGGCCATTCCCAATCACTACTACGAAGCCCTGTCCGAGCGGATGCTCACCAACGGCTTCTTCGCCCGCATGATCATTCTCGAATCGGGTCCGCGCAGCGAAGGCCAGGAGCCGCGGATCGCCGAGATCCCGGATCGCGTCTTGGAAACGGCCCGCTGTTGGAGCGAGTTCCGTCCGGGTTCGGGCAATCTCCAGAGATGGCATCCCGTGCCGCTGGTTGTTGATGCCACCGACGAAGCCACGGAGCTGCTCGTGGCCACGCGCCGCGAGGCCGAGGCGGAATATGCCCGGGCCGAAGCCGCGGGCGATCCCGTGGGCACCACCGTCTGGGGCCGCGCCGGTGAGCAGGTGCGCAAGCTGGCCCTGCTGCACGCCGTCAGCGAGAACCACCGCGCCCCGAGCATCTCCGCCGACGCCGCCCGCTGGGCGTCGCGGTTCGTGCTGCACCAGACACGACGCATGCTGTTCATGGCCGCCGGACACGTGGCGGAGAACCCCTTCCACGGCGAGTGTCTCAAACTCCTGCGGAAGCTGCGGGAGGCGCCGGAGGGTCAGATGGCGCGCAACAAGCTCATGCGCGCCATGCGCTGCAAGCTGGCGGACTTCGACCAAATCGTCGGCACGCTGCTTACGCAGGGTGACATCGTGCCCGTGGAGATCCCCAGCAAGACCAAGCATGCCCAGGGGTACCGACTGCCATGA
- a CDS encoding DEAD/DEAH box helicase family protein has translation MELRPYQLQAVEAVYDHLRTRDDNPCVVIPTAGGKTPVMAAICRDAVQKWSGRVLILAHVRELLEQAAEKLHLVAPDLPVGVYSAGLKRRDLGYAVTIAGIQSVYERACDLGHLDLVFVDEAHLIPPDGEGMYRAFLTDAKVISPNLRVIGMTATPFRMKSGTICGPGNILNAVCYEIGVRELIVQGYLCPLRTKAGALKPDTERLHVRGGEYIAGEVEDLMDDETLVHSACREMVEQTQDRCSVLIFASGVRHGQHVCDELSRGHGAECGFVAGDTPAKQRDELLGRFRAGDLKFLCNVNVLTTGFDATNIDCVALLRPTLSPGLYYQMVGRGFRLHPGKTDCLVLDFGGNVLRHGPVDQLGVDRDRRSSTGAAPAKECPQCQAVIAAGYATCPECGHAFPPPQREKHEATASSAGILSDQTAPTEYVVTDVYFAVHSKRDAPPDAPRSMRVDYRIALNEFVSEWICFEHGGYARAKAEQWWRRRSNDPVPSTAEEAAELARAGALAPTLAVVVERPAGQRFDRVVGYRLGEKPPRLDTDEGLPAYVAQYTEDEIPF, from the coding sequence TTGGAACTGCGTCCCTACCAGCTTCAGGCTGTCGAGGCGGTCTACGACCACCTCCGCACGCGGGATGACAATCCCTGCGTGGTGATTCCCACGGCGGGGGGAAAGACGCCGGTCATGGCCGCGATCTGTCGCGACGCCGTGCAGAAGTGGAGCGGCCGCGTGCTGATCCTGGCCCACGTGAGGGAGCTGCTCGAGCAGGCCGCCGAGAAGCTGCACCTCGTCGCGCCGGATCTGCCGGTGGGCGTCTACTCGGCCGGCCTGAAACGGCGCGACCTCGGCTACGCCGTGACCATCGCGGGCATCCAGAGCGTGTATGAACGCGCCTGCGACCTCGGTCATTTGGATCTGGTGTTCGTCGACGAGGCGCACCTCATCCCGCCCGACGGCGAGGGCATGTACCGCGCCTTCCTGACCGACGCCAAGGTCATCAGCCCGAACCTTCGCGTCATTGGCATGACCGCCACGCCCTTCCGCATGAAGAGCGGCACGATCTGCGGCCCGGGCAATATCCTCAATGCCGTCTGCTACGAGATCGGCGTGCGCGAGCTGATCGTCCAGGGCTACCTCTGCCCCCTGCGTACCAAGGCCGGCGCGCTCAAGCCCGACACCGAGAGGCTGCACGTCCGCGGCGGCGAGTACATCGCCGGCGAGGTCGAGGACCTGATGGATGACGAGACGCTGGTCCACTCGGCCTGCCGGGAGATGGTCGAGCAGACCCAGGATCGATGCTCGGTGCTGATCTTCGCTTCGGGCGTACGCCACGGGCAGCACGTCTGTGATGAACTCTCCCGCGGGCACGGCGCCGAATGCGGCTTCGTCGCCGGCGACACGCCCGCAAAACAGCGCGACGAGCTGCTCGGACGCTTCCGCGCCGGCGACCTGAAATTCCTCTGCAACGTCAACGTGCTGACCACCGGGTTCGACGCCACGAATATCGACTGCGTGGCCCTGCTGCGGCCCACGCTATCGCCGGGCCTCTACTACCAGATGGTCGGCCGGGGATTCCGACTCCATCCGGGCAAGACCGATTGCCTGGTCCTGGACTTCGGCGGCAACGTCCTGCGCCACGGGCCCGTGGATCAACTTGGCGTCGATCGCGACCGCCGAAGCAGCACCGGCGCCGCGCCGGCCAAGGAGTGTCCGCAGTGCCAGGCGGTCATCGCCGCGGGCTACGCGACCTGCCCCGAGTGCGGGCATGCGTTCCCACCGCCCCAGCGCGAGAAGCACGAGGCCACGGCCAGCAGCGCGGGGATCCTCTCCGATCAGACGGCGCCCACGGAATACGTGGTGACCGACGTCTACTTCGCCGTGCACAGCAAGCGCGATGCCCCGCCCGATGCGCCGCGGAGCATGCGCGTCGATTACCGCATCGCCCTCAACGAGTTCGTCAGCGAGTGGATCTGCTTCGAGCATGGCGGCTACGCGCGGGCCAAGGCCGAGCAATGGTGGAGACGGCGGTCGAACGATCCCGTGCCCAGTACCGCTGAGGAGGCCGCCGAGCTGGCCCGGGCCGGCGCGTTGGCCCCGACGCTGGCCGTGGTCGTCGAACGGCCCGCGGGTCAGCGCTTCGATCGCGTCGTCGGCTATCGGCTGGGCGAGAAGCCCCCGCGGCTGGATACAGATGAAGGACTGCCAGCGTATGTAGCACAGTATACCGAGGATGAGATTCCCTTCTGA
- a CDS encoding PD-(D/E)XK nuclease-like domain-containing protein, whose amino-acid sequence MLKSILPVGRKNGSNTAVLKALSYLVQESEAEYRAQAESHLTGEDLSAFRRNPCLYDKRKFRLAANQESPPSVVDRAAHVLILQRRDRFEEAFAISGALDDPLDDVTGQAGVPPRTVLDADEAALIDELAASVWSHRLAIELLSRGMVNGVIRTTHKAMAAQAWLDWMHPIRGLVELKLCDHLEWFPDEARAFGYLHELAFARVLILAACGIAVPGSFIAVEKRQPHRTGVFTVSEKVLGEAQRENEEALERLAQCRATDCWPTGYEEQRTIDRL is encoded by the coding sequence ATGTTGAAGAGCATCCTTCCCGTCGGGCGTAAGAACGGATCGAACACTGCGGTGTTGAAAGCCCTGTCGTACCTCGTCCAGGAATCCGAGGCGGAGTACCGGGCGCAGGCCGAGTCGCACCTGACCGGCGAGGATCTAAGCGCGTTTCGCAGGAATCCCTGCCTCTACGACAAACGGAAATTCCGCCTCGCTGCAAATCAGGAGTCGCCGCCCTCCGTTGTCGACCGTGCGGCGCACGTCCTGATCCTGCAACGCCGCGACCGCTTCGAGGAGGCGTTTGCGATCAGCGGAGCGCTTGACGACCCCTTGGACGACGTCACAGGGCAGGCGGGCGTACCGCCGCGAACCGTACTCGACGCTGATGAGGCGGCGCTGATCGACGAGCTCGCTGCATCCGTATGGTCGCACCGCCTGGCCATCGAGCTGCTGTCCAGGGGCATGGTCAACGGCGTCATCCGCACGACTCACAAGGCGATGGCTGCGCAGGCCTGGCTGGACTGGATGCACCCCATCCGCGGACTGGTGGAGCTCAAGCTCTGCGACCATCTCGAGTGGTTCCCCGACGAAGCCCGCGCCTTTGGGTATCTGCATGAGCTGGCCTTCGCGCGGGTCCTCATCCTGGCGGCTTGCGGGATCGCCGTGCCCGGTTCGTTCATCGCCGTCGAGAAACGGCAGCCACATCGTACCGGCGTGTTCACCGTCAGCGAGAAGGTGCTGGGCGAGGCGCAGCGCGAGAACGAGGAGGCGCTGGAACGGCTCGCGCAATGTCGGGCCACGGACTGCTGGCCGACGGGATATGAGGAGCAGCGGACCATCGACCGCCTGTAG
- a CDS encoding RusA family crossover junction endodeoxyribonuclease — MAAVAQTFQLPYPPSVNHYWRRVGRRTLISRAGRRYRQTVLTILALMRVTLMEGDVAVRMTVYPPDRRKRDLDNLTKAVFDALQYGGAYLDDSQIARFEVERARVVRGGKIIVEITERP, encoded by the coding sequence ATGGCAGCGGTAGCGCAGACCTTTCAACTGCCCTACCCGCCGTCGGTCAATCACTACTGGCGGCGGGTCGGGCGGCGGACGCTGATCAGCCGCGCGGGTAGGCGCTATCGCCAGACCGTCTTGACCATCCTCGCCCTGATGCGCGTCACGCTCATGGAGGGCGACGTCGCTGTCCGCATGACGGTGTATCCGCCCGACCGGCGGAAGAGGGATCTGGATAATTTAACCAAAGCGGTCTTCGACGCCCTCCAGTACGGCGGTGCCTATCTGGACGACAGCCAGATCGCCCGGTTTGAGGTGGAGCGGGCCAGGGTCGTGCGCGGCGGCAAGATCATCGTGGAGATCACGGAGAGACCCTAG
- a CDS encoding ParB N-terminal domain-containing protein — translation MQIELRPLAEIKPYEKNPRINDKAVDAVAESIRRFGFRQPIVVDGDGVIVCGHTRWKAARKLGLEKVPVHVAKDLTPEQIRAYRIADNKTAELAEWNLELLPIELLELQGMGLDWSLLGFDADELARMLDTDVKEGLTDPDDIPAPPDAATTQVGDLWVLGDHRLLCADSSRPEDVDRLLDGQAVHLVNTDPPYNVKVEPRSNNAIAAGLSSFPAAESGVNGKRRGLTHHQGFDLARGHSKARKTTKQLRAKDRPLANDFVTDEAFDAMLDAWFGNMARVLESGRSFYIWGGYANLGNYPPFLKKHGLYFSQGIVWDKQHPVLTRKDFMGAFEIAFYGWREGAGHSFFGPNNVTDLWHVKKVNPQSMIHLTEKPVELAVRAMQYSSRIGENVLDLFGGSGSTLIAAEQTQRRAYLMELDPLYCDVIVKRWEQFTGKSAERLCSAEV, via the coding sequence ATGCAGATTGAGCTGCGGCCGTTGGCCGAGATCAAGCCGTACGAAAAAAACCCGCGGATCAACGACAAGGCGGTCGATGCCGTTGCGGAGTCGATCCGGCGGTTCGGATTCCGCCAGCCCATCGTCGTGGATGGCGACGGCGTGATCGTCTGCGGACACACGCGCTGGAAGGCGGCGCGGAAGCTGGGACTCGAAAAGGTCCCCGTTCACGTGGCCAAGGATCTGACGCCTGAGCAGATCAGGGCCTACCGCATCGCGGACAACAAGACGGCCGAGCTGGCGGAATGGAATCTGGAGCTGCTGCCCATCGAGCTGCTCGAGCTCCAGGGCATGGGCCTCGACTGGTCGCTGCTGGGCTTCGACGCCGACGAGCTGGCCCGTATGCTCGACACGGACGTGAAAGAGGGCCTCACTGATCCCGATGATATTCCCGCACCACCGGACGCGGCGACGACGCAGGTAGGCGACCTGTGGGTGCTCGGTGATCACCGGCTGCTCTGCGCGGACAGCAGCAGACCCGAGGATGTCGATCGCCTGCTCGACGGTCAGGCCGTCCACCTCGTGAACACAGACCCGCCCTACAACGTCAAAGTTGAACCTCGGTCGAACAACGCCATCGCTGCGGGGTTGTCGTCGTTCCCGGCGGCGGAGAGCGGCGTCAACGGCAAACGGCGTGGGCTGACCCACCACCAGGGATTCGATCTGGCTCGCGGGCACAGCAAGGCCAGGAAGACGACCAAGCAGCTCCGCGCCAAGGACCGACCGCTGGCCAACGACTTTGTGACCGACGAAGCCTTCGATGCCATGCTCGACGCCTGGTTCGGCAACATGGCCCGCGTTCTCGAATCCGGCCGTTCGTTCTACATCTGGGGCGGCTACGCCAACCTGGGCAACTACCCGCCGTTCCTGAAGAAGCACGGGCTGTATTTCAGCCAGGGCATCGTGTGGGACAAACAGCATCCCGTGCTCACCCGCAAGGACTTCATGGGCGCTTTCGAGATTGCCTTCTACGGCTGGCGCGAAGGCGCAGGCCATTCGTTCTTCGGGCCCAACAACGTGACCGACCTCTGGCACGTCAAGAAGGTCAACCCGCAGTCGATGATCCATCTCACCGAGAAGCCCGTCGAACTCGCCGTGCGAGCCATGCAGTACTCGTCGCGTATCGGCGAGAACGTGTTGGATCTGTTTGGGGGAAGCGGGTCGACGCTGATCGCCGCGGAGCAGACGCAGCGGCGCGCCTACTTGATGGAGCTCGATCCGCTCTACTGTGATGTGATCGTCAAGCGCTGGGAGCAATTTACAGGCAAGTCGGCGGAGCGACTGTGCAGTGCAGAAGTATGA
- a CDS encoding ATP-binding protein, translated as MPLPSVVLTGASLRAPKGIVYGPPGVGKTTFGADTHKPIIVDCENGCAHVRCDRTPYLTEWPSIQQWIEALAAGDHDYGTVVVDSVDWLLRRVEEHVAGVDGSPAGMKQTLNRSHGGYGNGKQVLRNYVYQHLLPTLDRMVNAGIAVVLLAHATRRDITTIDGLTFEKSAPEIHPDLANTMIEWSDFVGVARLVGQDRELVLSETNQLLAKNRYGIETPLPLSWQAFLSAISSQQQEN; from the coding sequence ATGCCACTACCATCGGTCGTATTGACTGGCGCTAGCCTGCGGGCGCCCAAGGGCATCGTCTACGGCCCACCGGGCGTGGGAAAGACGACCTTCGGCGCCGACACGCACAAGCCGATCATCGTGGACTGTGAGAACGGATGTGCGCACGTGCGATGCGATCGCACCCCCTACCTGACCGAATGGCCTTCCATCCAGCAGTGGATCGAGGCGCTGGCCGCCGGGGACCACGACTACGGAACCGTCGTCGTCGACTCGGTGGACTGGCTGCTGCGCCGCGTGGAGGAGCACGTCGCCGGCGTCGACGGCAGCCCGGCGGGCATGAAGCAGACGCTCAACCGCTCCCATGGGGGCTACGGCAACGGCAAGCAGGTGCTCCGCAATTACGTCTACCAGCACCTGCTGCCTACGCTGGATCGCATGGTCAACGCCGGTATCGCCGTGGTGCTCCTGGCCCACGCCACGCGCCGGGACATCACCACGATCGACGGTCTTACCTTCGAGAAATCCGCCCCGGAAATCCACCCCGACCTGGCCAACACCATGATCGAATGGTCCGACTTCGTCGGCGTCGCACGCCTGGTCGGCCAGGATCGGGAATTGGTGCTGTCGGAGACCAACCAGCTGCTGGCCAAGAACCGTTACGGCATCGAAACCCCCCTGCCGCTCTCGTGGCAGGCGTTCCTCAGCGCGATCTCATCCCAACAGCAGGAGAACTGA
- a CDS encoding winged helix-turn-helix domain-containing protein — protein MMAATKKTGSKKTKRTAKANKGAAKSTAKNASAKGTKAEKTDKPKRTSALDAAATVLKSAGKPMRAQELIAAMAEKGLWSSPNGQTPHATLYAAMQREISAKGKDARFRKVDRGQFEHNG, from the coding sequence ATGATGGCTGCGACGAAGAAGACCGGATCGAAGAAGACGAAGCGCACCGCCAAGGCGAACAAGGGTGCGGCGAAGTCCACGGCGAAAAACGCCAGTGCCAAGGGCACCAAGGCCGAGAAGACCGACAAGCCTAAGCGCACCAGCGCCTTGGACGCCGCCGCAACGGTTCTCAAGAGCGCCGGCAAGCCGATGCGGGCCCAGGAACTGATCGCCGCGATGGCCGAGAAGGGCCTGTGGTCCAGCCCCAACGGCCAGACGCCGCACGCGACGCTCTACGCCGCCATGCAGCGCGAGATCAGCGCTAAGGGCAAGGACGCCCGCTTCCGCAAGGTCGATCGCGGGCAGTTCGAGCACAACGGATAG
- a CDS encoding DUF669 domain-containing protein — protein sequence MANLNGFDASTVEPAAGFDPIPVGKYLAMITESSMKPTKSGVGNYLEITFQVIDGEHKGRLLWARLNLDNPSATAVKIARAELSAICRAVGVMAPKDSVELHNVPLVITVAHKKRADTGEITNVIKGYTRKDAPGARPAAPAANGKPPWQR from the coding sequence ATGGCGAACCTCAACGGATTTGATGCGAGCACCGTGGAACCGGCGGCGGGATTCGATCCCATTCCCGTCGGCAAGTACCTGGCGATGATCACCGAAAGCAGCATGAAGCCCACCAAGTCCGGCGTCGGCAACTACCTGGAGATCACGTTCCAGGTGATCGACGGTGAGCACAAAGGTCGGCTGCTCTGGGCGCGGCTCAATCTCGACAACCCCAGCGCTACGGCGGTGAAGATCGCCCGCGCGGAACTGTCGGCCATCTGCCGGGCAGTGGGCGTGATGGCCCCGAAAGACAGTGTCGAGCTCCACAACGTGCCACTGGTGATCACCGTCGCCCACAAGAAACGCGCCGACACCGGCGAGATCACCAACGTGATCAAGGGCTACACGAGGAAGGACGCGCCCGGTGCCAGACCTGCGGCACCGGCAGCGAATGGGAAACCCCCATGGCAGCGGTAG
- a CDS encoding phage terminase large subunit family protein: MHPTLDDLQSFLAQARPRPLRTMRAFAEAEIIIPDGPFAGRRFRCSRQPYTGLWFDAVDSGQWSRCVATGPTQSGKTLSCFVVPLLYHLFELQETVICGLPDMDMAGDKWREDILPAIERSRYRDLLPRRGGGSRGGRVESLQFANGATLKFMSGGGGDKSRAGFTSRVVVITETDGMDQAAASSRESDKITQLEARTRAYGNRKRIYMECTVSTEQGRTWQEYKSGTQSRIALPCPYCPAWVSPEREHLTGWQGATGQAEARRVGAFSCPNCGQLWSDADRENANHRGRLLHAGQSIDGEGEVEGLPPQTDTLGFRWSAVNNLFLTAGDFAADEWRAAHAPDEDNADREMRQFVWCVPVAPSKWAETSLEVHELAERMIALPKGVAPPETKFITAAVDLGKYLIHWIVVAWRMNATGHIVDYGRIEVASEDVGVEQGVMLALREFHDMATTGWPVGHAEGKTMVPQQVWIDAGYQGPVVYAFCRQVGDRFRPAVGRGAAQQYRQWYNRPTSTGNVVKVLGEGYHANLLTAEGLLLVEVDADQWKSWVHARLSTPIDRPGAMTLYRGTPKDHIALAKHLTAETKTEQFVAGKGVVAKWERLRRQNHWFDALYNACAAAHACGARLVEPDVERRQEPEDYVEVGSAFGPTITERISQAYDRFTDILHRNRQ, from the coding sequence ATGCATCCGACGCTTGATGATCTTCAGTCCTTCCTGGCCCAGGCCCGGCCGCGCCCGCTGCGCACCATGCGGGCCTTCGCTGAGGCGGAGATCATCATTCCGGACGGTCCCTTCGCCGGACGGCGGTTCCGCTGCTCGCGCCAGCCCTATACCGGGCTCTGGTTCGATGCCGTCGACTCCGGCCAGTGGTCACGCTGTGTGGCGACAGGGCCCACGCAATCGGGAAAGACGCTCTCGTGTTTCGTGGTCCCGCTGCTGTATCACCTGTTTGAATTGCAGGAGACGGTGATCTGCGGGCTGCCCGATATGGACATGGCGGGCGATAAGTGGCGCGAGGACATCCTGCCGGCCATCGAGCGCTCGCGCTACCGGGACCTGCTGCCCCGTCGTGGCGGCGGCAGCCGCGGCGGCCGCGTGGAATCCCTCCAGTTCGCGAATGGGGCGACGCTCAAGTTCATGTCGGGCGGGGGCGGCGACAAGAGCCGCGCCGGCTTCACCTCGCGCGTTGTGGTCATCACCGAGACCGACGGCATGGATCAGGCCGCGGCATCCAGCCGCGAATCGGACAAGATCACCCAACTGGAGGCCCGAACCCGCGCCTACGGCAACCGCAAGCGCATCTACATGGAGTGCACGGTCTCGACCGAGCAGGGCCGCACTTGGCAGGAATACAAGAGCGGCACGCAGAGCCGCATCGCGTTGCCCTGTCCGTACTGCCCCGCGTGGGTTTCGCCCGAGCGTGAGCATCTGACCGGCTGGCAGGGCGCCACTGGCCAGGCCGAAGCTCGTCGCGTGGGGGCGTTCTCCTGTCCGAACTGCGGCCAGCTGTGGAGCGACGCCGATCGGGAAAACGCCAATCACCGGGGACGCCTGCTCCACGCGGGACAGTCCATCGACGGCGAGGGGGAGGTTGAAGGGCTGCCGCCGCAGACCGACACGCTGGGCTTCCGCTGGTCGGCGGTGAACAACCTGTTCCTGACCGCGGGCGACTTCGCCGCCGACGAATGGCGTGCGGCACACGCACCCGACGAGGACAACGCCGATCGCGAGATGCGGCAGTTCGTATGGTGCGTTCCCGTAGCGCCATCGAAATGGGCGGAGACTTCCCTGGAGGTCCACGAATTGGCGGAGCGGATGATCGCCCTTCCTAAGGGCGTCGCCCCGCCCGAGACGAAGTTCATCACTGCCGCCGTGGACCTCGGCAAGTACCTGATCCACTGGATCGTCGTGGCCTGGAGAATGAATGCCACGGGGCACATCGTGGATTACGGGCGTATCGAGGTCGCCAGCGAGGACGTGGGCGTCGAGCAGGGCGTGATGCTGGCCCTGCGCGAGTTCCACGACATGGCCACCACCGGTTGGCCGGTGGGTCATGCCGAGGGCAAGACGATGGTCCCGCAACAGGTCTGGATTGACGCCGGCTACCAGGGACCGGTCGTCTATGCGTTCTGCCGCCAAGTCGGTGATCGATTCCGGCCGGCGGTCGGTCGCGGCGCCGCGCAGCAATATCGGCAATGGTACAACCGCCCCACGAGTACGGGGAATGTGGTCAAAGTCCTGGGTGAGGGATACCACGCCAACCTGCTCACCGCCGAAGGCCTGCTGCTCGTCGAGGTGGACGCGGACCAATGGAAGAGCTGGGTCCACGCCCGTTTGAGCACACCCATCGATCGGCCGGGGGCCATGACCCTGTATCGGGGAACGCCGAAGGACCACATCGCCCTGGCCAAGCATCTGACGGCCGAGACCAAGACGGAGCAGTTCGTCGCGGGCAAAGGCGTCGTGGCCAAATGGGAGCGGCTACGCCGCCAGAATCACTGGTTCGACGCCCTGTACAACGCCTGCGCCGCGGCGCACGCGTGTGGCGCGCGGCTGGTGGAGCCCGACGTCGAGCGCCGGCAGGAGCCCGAGGATTATGTAGAGGTCGGCAGCGCGTTCGGGCCAACGATTACCGAGCGGATCTCCCAAGCTTATGACCGGTTCACGGACATCCTGCATCGCAACCGGCAATGA